A genomic segment from Pseudanabaena sp. FACHB-2040 encodes:
- a CDS encoding NAD+ synthase translates to MKIAIAQLNPTIGDLAGNAQQVLEAARQADQLGANLLVTTELVLCGYPPRDLLLRPSFIDEMGLTVEQLAQNLPVDLPVLVGLALPNSQARDHGGKALFNSTVLLHQGKIQQVFHKQLLPTYDVFDEARYFAEGQGFCQFDLWERSDAATRSGTPVRIGVTICEDLWNDEEFWGGRSYPRNPIANLAETGVDLIVNLSASPYSVNKQKLRESMLGHSSTRFHCPIVYANQVGANDDLIFDGSSVAFNRQGEVVARAASFERNLVLVEYDAHQRDLQSGQKVPLFTSEDAEIWSALVLGVRDYAHKCGFSKAVIGLSGGIDSALVAAIATAALGPDNVFGVLMPSPYSSDHSVKDALDLCQNLGIRYETLPIGTLMQGYDKTLEGLFAGTEFGIAEENIQSRIRGNLLMAVANKFGYLLLSTGNKSEMAVGYCTLYGDMNGGLAVIADVPKTRVYSLCNWLNERTGEQGSLLPSASSPIPSNILAKPPSAELKPGQVDQDSLPPYEVLDDILERLVQRQQSLVEIVEAGHDPETVKKVVRLVSRAEFKRRQAPPVLKITDRAFGMGWRMPIASRWSMQLPVPKAPLDVKA, encoded by the coding sequence ATGAAGATTGCGATCGCACAACTCAATCCCACCATTGGTGATCTCGCAGGCAATGCCCAGCAGGTGCTAGAAGCAGCGCGCCAGGCCGATCAGTTGGGGGCCAATTTACTGGTGACTACGGAACTGGTGCTGTGCGGCTACCCGCCGCGAGATCTGTTGCTGCGGCCCAGCTTTATTGACGAGATGGGGTTAACCGTAGAGCAGCTAGCGCAGAATCTGCCTGTGGATTTGCCGGTGCTGGTGGGGCTAGCGCTGCCCAATTCTCAGGCCCGAGATCATGGCGGCAAGGCACTATTTAACAGCACAGTGCTCCTACACCAAGGCAAAATTCAGCAGGTTTTTCATAAGCAGCTGCTGCCTACCTACGATGTGTTTGACGAGGCCCGCTACTTTGCCGAGGGCCAAGGCTTCTGCCAATTCGATTTGTGGGAGCGCAGCGACGCTGCCACCCGCAGCGGCACTCCAGTTCGCATCGGTGTCACCATCTGCGAAGACCTGTGGAATGATGAGGAATTTTGGGGCGGACGCAGCTACCCCCGCAACCCCATTGCCAATCTGGCCGAAACCGGAGTCGATTTGATCGTGAACCTGTCGGCGTCGCCCTACTCTGTCAACAAGCAAAAGCTGCGGGAGTCGATGCTGGGCCACAGCTCGACCCGCTTTCACTGCCCCATTGTCTATGCCAATCAAGTAGGCGCTAATGACGATCTGATTTTTGATGGCTCTAGCGTTGCCTTTAACCGTCAGGGAGAAGTCGTGGCGCGGGCGGCTTCCTTTGAGCGGAATTTGGTTCTCGTGGAGTACGATGCCCACCAGCGAGACCTGCAGTCGGGCCAAAAGGTGCCCCTGTTTACCAGCGAAGATGCCGAGATCTGGTCTGCCTTGGTGCTCGGCGTGCGTGACTATGCTCACAAGTGCGGCTTTTCCAAGGCTGTAATTGGCTTGAGTGGGGGAATTGACTCTGCGTTGGTGGCTGCGATCGCAACCGCCGCCCTCGGCCCAGACAACGTCTTTGGCGTGCTCATGCCCTCCCCCTATAGCTCTGACCATTCCGTTAAAGATGCCCTAGACCTTTGTCAAAACTTGGGCATCCGCTATGAAACCCTGCCCATCGGTACCCTCATGCAGGGCTACGATAAAACCTTGGAAGGCCTGTTTGCCGGAACCGAGTTTGGCATTGCCGAGGAAAACATTCAGTCGCGCATCCGAGGCAACTTGCTGATGGCGGTGGCTAACAAGTTTGGCTACCTGCTGCTTTCAACCGGCAACAAGTCGGAGATGGCTGTCGGCTACTGCACCCTCTATGGCGATATGAATGGGGGGCTAGCCGTGATTGCGGATGTGCCGAAGACACGGGTGTATTCGCTGTGTAATTGGTTGAATGAGAGAACAGGGGAGCAGGGGAGCCTGCTGCCTTCCGCTTCCTCCCCCATCCCCTCCAACATTCTTGCCAAGCCGCCCAGTGCTGAACTCAAGCCGGGTCAGGTCGATCAGGACTCGCTGCCACCCTATGAGGTACTAGATGACATTCTGGAGCGGCTAGTTCAAAGGCAGCAGTCTTTGGTCGAGATTGTCGAGGCAGGCCATGACCCAGAAACGGTAAAAAAAGTGGTGCGGCTGGTTTCGCGGGCTGAGTTTAAGCGGCGGCAGGCTCCACCTGTACTCAAGATTACCGACCGCGCCTTTGGCATGGGCTGGCGCATGCCCATTGCCAGCCGCTGGTCAATGCAGCTACCTGTGCCCAAAGCGCCATTAGACGTTAAGGCCTAG
- a CDS encoding Uma2 family endonuclease, with protein MVQTSRPKITLQDFLTSPEASGRCELINGQVVPKVAPKRFHSKTQRALLRWLEDWGEDKGEIGVEWAVQLVRHGQDWVPVPDLSFVYFERLPEALADEACPVPVDLAVEIISPDQTFGAMAEKATDYLTAGVLRVWVVDPRAQSITVFASDTSPMTYRSDRTLTDSHLPGLSVIPQQLFQRAGLRN; from the coding sequence GTGGTTCAAACCTCTCGTCCTAAAATTACTTTGCAAGACTTTCTGACCTCTCCAGAGGCCAGCGGGCGCTGCGAACTGATTAATGGACAGGTGGTACCCAAAGTGGCCCCCAAGCGCTTCCATTCCAAAACTCAACGGGCCTTACTTCGGTGGCTGGAAGATTGGGGAGAAGACAAAGGCGAAATTGGTGTGGAATGGGCCGTGCAGCTAGTCCGGCACGGTCAAGACTGGGTGCCCGTGCCAGATTTATCCTTTGTTTACTTCGAGCGCTTACCGGAGGCACTAGCCGACGAAGCCTGTCCGGTTCCTGTTGACTTAGCAGTTGAAATTATTTCTCCAGATCAGACCTTTGGAGCTATGGCTGAAAAGGCTACGGACTATCTTACCGCTGGAGTCTTGCGAGTTTGGGTGGTAGACCCTAGAGCCCAGAGCATCACTGTGTTTGCTTCCGATACCTCGCCGATGACCTATCGCAGCGATCGCACCCTAACCGACAGCCATTTGCCTGGCTTAAGCGTGATTCCCCAACAGCTATTTCAAAGGGCAGGATTGCGAAATTAG
- a CDS encoding GNAT family N-acetyltransferase, whose translation MSSASTVEIQAATPADVPVIFELIKALAEYEKLADEVVGNAEDLHQHLFGERPYIEAVVARVEGEAAGFALFFHNYSTFLTRPGIYLEDLFVLPQYRRQGVGKALLLYLGKLALSRGCGRLEWNVLDWNESAIAFYERMGAELQHDWRLCRVSEKALKAFEEP comes from the coding sequence ATGTCTTCTGCTTCTACCGTTGAGATTCAAGCGGCAACGCCTGCGGATGTGCCGGTGATTTTTGAACTAATCAAGGCTCTGGCTGAGTATGAAAAGTTAGCCGATGAAGTGGTCGGCAATGCTGAGGATCTGCATCAGCATTTGTTTGGCGAACGGCCCTACATTGAAGCCGTAGTGGCCCGAGTCGAGGGTGAGGCAGCGGGGTTTGCGCTGTTTTTTCACAACTACTCTACTTTTTTGACTCGCCCCGGTATTTATCTAGAAGATCTGTTTGTGCTGCCCCAGTATCGCCGCCAGGGGGTGGGTAAGGCGCTGCTGCTCTACCTAGGGAAACTGGCGCTAAGCCGTGGCTGCGGCCGACTTGAGTGGAACGTGCTGGACTGGAATGAGAGTGCGATCGCATTCTATGAGCGCATGGGAGCCGAACTGCAGCACGACTGGCGGCTGTGCCGGGTCAGCGAAAAAGCCCTAAAAGCCTTTGAAGAACCCTAA